One window of Lacerta agilis isolate rLacAgi1 chromosome 14, rLacAgi1.pri, whole genome shotgun sequence genomic DNA carries:
- the LOC117057689 gene encoding olfactory receptor 14A16-like, whose protein sequence is MANLTSTSGFLLLEFSPVRELQVLHFFLFLALYLIIIMGNLLIIVVIVLDHRLHIPMYFFLMNLAISDIGSVSVTLPKSMFNLLMNSTHISYFECVSQIFFFLVFECFDFTILIIMAHDRYVAICNPLQYELIMNEGACVQMTTIAWIASILYSGLHTAGTFSMNFCSNIVDQFFCEIPKLMKLSCSDLYLVEVGFLVFSYIIALGCFIFIIKTYVRIFTTVLKIPSKQGQHKALSTCLPHLLVVSLYLFSATFVYATPHSNISPDLDLVFAVIYTILPSLLNPFIYSLRNKEIQTALQKLLTLKHLYGTVPRFVLQR, encoded by the coding sequence ATGGCTAATCTGACTTCTACTTCTGGATTCCTGCTTCTGGAATTTTCTCCAGTCCGAGAGCTGCAGGTCTTACACTTCTTTCTGTTCCTAGCATTATACTTAATAATCATAATGGGGAATCTTTTGATCATTGTTGTGATAGTTCTTGACCATCGTCTGCATATACCTATGTACTTCTTCCTAATGAACTTGGCCATTTCTGATATTGGCTCAGTTTCTGTCACTCTACCCAAATCAATGTTTAACTTACTCATGAACAGCACTCACATTTCCTATTTTGAATGTGTCTCtcaaattttcttctttttagtctTTGAATGCTTTGATTTTACTATCTTAATAATAATGGCACATGACCGGTATGTTGCCATTTGCAATCCGCTACAATACGAACTAATCATGAATGAAGGAGCCTGCGTTCAGATGACAACCATTGCATGGATTGCCAGTATTCTCTATTCTGGGTTACACACTGCCGGTACATTTTCAATGAACTTCTGTTCCAATATTGTTGATCAATTCTTCTGTGAAAtccccaaattaatgaaattgtcTTGCTCTGACTTATACCTAGTTGAAGTTGGATTTCTTGTATTTAGTTATATCATAGCATTGGGAtgcttcattttcattattaaaaCTTATGTGCGGATCTTCACTACAGTCCTCAAAATCCCTTCCAAACAGGGACAGCATAAGGCCCTCTCCACTTGCCTGCCCCACCTCCTTGTTGTCTCTCTGTATCTGTTCTCTGCAACCTTTGTTTATGCAACACCACACAGTAATATCTCACCTGACCTGGATCTAGTCTTTGCTGTGATATATACTATACTTCCTTCTTTATTAAATCCCTTCATCTATAGCTTGAGAAACAAAGAGATCCAGACTGCATTGCAGAAGCTATTGACTCTTAAACACTTGTATGGCACTGTTCCCAGATTTGTTCTGCAAAGGTGA